In the genome of Streptomyces collinus, one region contains:
- a CDS encoding alpha/beta hydrolase: MPSLLPPRAAVLTVTALLLSTVLAGCGDDAQGEDVTRQELSWKACPAPDEAQGGGASPSPLPDDGEWQCATMKAPLDWDDPKGDTIGLELIRVRTTGAENERIGSLIFNFGGPGGSGVTSLPAFAEGYEKLRTRYDLVSFDPRGVGRSDPVICENDQQLDAYFQQDGTPDDAAERTRLLDSTTEFNDACEQNSGKILPHVRTTDAARDLDLMRQVLGDGKLHYFGISYGTELGGVYAHLFPQRVGRAVFDAVVDPTQNAEQSSLGQAKGFQLALDNFAEDCVSKTEECPIGDSAQDVKDRIARLLDDLDRKPIEGIFPRQLTQTAATSGILQALYSKDLWEFLTDGLVEAYDGNGSTLMFLSDTMNGRSENGEYDNSAAAFTAISCADAKPRYDAAYVERRLPEFRAASPLFGDSLAWGMIGCTDWAVAGAAEHPDVSAPGAAPILVVGNTGDPATPYQGARAMVNALGQGVGVELTYRGQGHGAYDSKNKCVQGAVNGYLLDGKVPPTGTVCT, encoded by the coding sequence ATGCCATCCCTCCTCCCACCGCGGGCCGCCGTCCTGACCGTCACCGCCCTGCTGCTGTCCACCGTGCTGGCGGGCTGCGGCGACGACGCCCAGGGCGAGGACGTGACGCGGCAGGAACTGAGCTGGAAGGCCTGCCCGGCCCCGGACGAGGCCCAGGGCGGAGGGGCCTCGCCCTCCCCTCTGCCGGACGACGGCGAGTGGCAGTGCGCCACCATGAAGGCCCCGCTCGACTGGGACGACCCGAAGGGCGACACGATCGGCCTCGAACTGATCCGGGTCAGGACGACCGGCGCGGAGAACGAACGCATCGGCTCGCTCATCTTCAACTTCGGCGGCCCGGGCGGGTCGGGCGTCACCTCGCTGCCCGCCTTCGCGGAGGGCTACGAGAAACTGCGCACCCGCTACGACCTGGTCAGCTTCGACCCGCGCGGGGTCGGCCGCAGCGACCCCGTGATCTGCGAGAACGACCAGCAGCTCGACGCCTACTTCCAGCAGGACGGCACCCCCGACGACGCGGCCGAACGCACCCGGCTCCTGGACAGCACCACGGAGTTCAACGACGCCTGCGAGCAGAACTCGGGGAAGATCCTTCCGCATGTGCGCACCACCGACGCGGCCCGCGACCTGGACCTGATGCGCCAGGTCCTCGGCGACGGCAAACTGCACTACTTCGGCATCTCCTACGGCACCGAACTGGGCGGCGTCTACGCCCACCTGTTCCCCCAGCGGGTCGGCCGCGCCGTGTTCGACGCCGTCGTCGACCCCACGCAGAACGCCGAACAGAGTTCGCTGGGACAGGCCAAGGGCTTCCAGCTCGCGCTCGACAACTTCGCCGAGGACTGCGTGTCGAAGACCGAGGAATGCCCGATCGGCGACAGCGCGCAGGACGTGAAGGACCGTATCGCCCGCCTGCTGGACGACCTCGACCGCAAGCCGATCGAGGGCATCTTCCCGCGCCAGCTGACCCAGACCGCGGCGACCAGCGGCATCCTGCAGGCCCTGTACTCGAAGGACCTCTGGGAATTCCTCACCGATGGCCTGGTGGAGGCCTACGACGGCAACGGCAGCACCCTGATGTTCCTCTCCGACACGATGAACGGACGCAGCGAGAACGGCGAGTACGACAACTCGGCCGCCGCCTTCACCGCCATCAGCTGCGCCGACGCCAAACCTCGCTACGACGCCGCCTACGTCGAGCGGCGACTGCCGGAGTTCCGGGCCGCCTCCCCCCTGTTCGGCGACTCCCTGGCCTGGGGCATGATCGGCTGCACCGACTGGGCCGTGGCCGGCGCCGCCGAGCATCCGGACGTGAGCGCTCCGGGCGCGGCACCCATTCTGGTCGTCGGCAACACGGGCGACCCGGCCACGCCGTACCAGGGTGCCCGGGCGATGGTGAACGCGCTGGGCCAGGGCGTCGGGGTCGAGCTGACGTACCGGGGTCAGGGGCACGGCGCGTACGACAGCAAGAACAAGTGCGTGCAGGGCGCGGTGAACGGCTATCTGCTGGACGGAAAGGTGCCGCCCACGGGGACCGTTTGTACCTGA
- a CDS encoding lysylphosphatidylglycerol synthase domain-containing protein produces the protein MKQQGAHPEDTEGTSDASSRPGTPDDGPKGVAKKNRAAAEEPDFAHIDEVEGDEPLLPARVHRPSDLMRLLVGVLAVAILIGIAAFAHGTTSGLEQDINKGTGQAPDLLIKIAGLASSIAILLVPVAFAIERLIKRDGLRIADGVLAAVLAHGVTLATDLWVARAAPDSIQEALTQPSPGDIHALTDPVHGYLAPVIAYMTAVGMSRRPRWRAVLWVVLLLDAFSMLVTGYTTPFSIILTVLIGWTVAYGTLYAVGSPNVRPTGQTLMAGLRTVGFRPVSASREDTSDNPDTGDRGRRYFVTLEDGPPLDVTVVDREQQAQGFFYRAWRNLTLRGFATRSSLQSLRQALEQEALLAYAAIAAGANAPKLIATSELGPDAVMLVYEHSGGRTLDSLSDEEITDDLMRDTWHQVKALQSRRIAHRRLVGDAILVDRSGTVILTDLRVGEIAAGDLLLRMDTSQLLVTLGLRVGAERAVASAVGVLGPDAVADCLPMLQPIALSRSTRATLRRLARERAQRERDAVLEASRQAKQARLEGDVGETAHVPEKPDKKAVRAEQRAEKRAIDEAVEEAREEDLLTQIRHAVLRIRPQAPVEPARLERVRPRTLISFMAGAIGAYFLLTQLTHIEFGPLIANAEWGWVAAAVLFSMCSYVAAAMALLGFVPERVPFVRTVAAQVAGSFVKIVAPAAVGGVALNTRFLQRAGVRPGLAVASVGASQLFGLGCHILMLLAFGYLTGTEKTPSLSPSRTVIAGLLTVAVLVLVATSVPFLRKFVATRVRSLFAGVVPRMLDVLQRPQKLVTGIGGMLLLTACFVMCLDASIRAFGDESTSISLASVAVVFLAGNALGSAAPTPGGVGAVEATLTVGLIAVGLPKEVAAPAVLLFRLLTLWLPVLPGWLAFNHLTRKQAL, from the coding sequence ATGAAGCAGCAGGGTGCGCACCCCGAGGACACGGAAGGCACCTCTGACGCTTCGTCGCGCCCGGGCACACCGGACGACGGCCCGAAGGGGGTCGCGAAGAAGAACCGCGCGGCCGCCGAGGAGCCCGACTTCGCGCACATCGACGAGGTGGAGGGCGACGAACCGCTGCTCCCCGCGCGCGTGCACCGCCCTTCCGACCTGATGCGCCTGCTGGTGGGCGTGCTCGCCGTCGCGATCCTGATCGGCATCGCGGCGTTCGCGCACGGCACCACCTCGGGCCTCGAACAGGACATCAACAAGGGCACCGGTCAGGCGCCCGACCTGCTCATCAAGATCGCAGGTCTGGCCTCCAGCATCGCGATCCTGCTGGTACCGGTCGCCTTCGCCATCGAGCGGCTGATCAAACGGGACGGACTGCGCATCGCCGACGGTGTGCTCGCGGCGGTCCTCGCACATGGTGTGACCCTCGCCACGGACCTGTGGGTGGCCCGGGCCGCCCCCGACTCGATCCAGGAGGCGCTCACCCAGCCCTCCCCCGGTGACATCCACGCCCTGACCGATCCCGTGCACGGCTATCTGGCCCCGGTCATCGCCTACATGACGGCCGTCGGCATGTCGCGCAGACCGCGCTGGCGCGCGGTGCTGTGGGTCGTGCTGCTCCTCGACGCCTTCTCGATGCTCGTCACCGGGTACACGACGCCGTTCTCGATCATCCTGACCGTGCTGATCGGCTGGACCGTGGCCTACGGCACGTTGTACGCGGTCGGCTCGCCCAACGTCCGCCCCACCGGACAGACGCTGATGGCCGGCCTGCGGACCGTCGGCTTCCGCCCCGTCAGCGCGTCCCGCGAGGACACCTCGGACAATCCGGATACCGGGGACCGAGGCCGGCGCTACTTCGTCACGCTGGAGGACGGCCCGCCCCTGGACGTGACAGTGGTCGACCGTGAGCAGCAGGCACAGGGCTTCTTCTACCGTGCCTGGCGCAACCTCACCCTGCGCGGCTTCGCCACCCGCAGCAGCCTCCAGTCGCTGCGGCAGGCCCTGGAGCAGGAGGCCCTGCTGGCGTACGCGGCGATCGCGGCCGGCGCCAACGCGCCCAAGCTGATCGCCACCTCCGAGCTCGGCCCCGACGCGGTGATGCTCGTCTACGAGCACAGCGGCGGACGCACCCTCGACTCGCTGTCGGACGAGGAGATCACCGACGACCTGATGCGCGACACCTGGCACCAGGTGAAGGCCCTCCAGTCGCGGCGCATCGCGCATCGCAGGCTGGTGGGCGACGCGATTCTGGTGGATCGTTCCGGCACGGTGATCCTCACCGACCTGCGCGTCGGCGAGATCGCGGCCGGTGATCTGCTGCTGCGCATGGACACCTCCCAGCTGCTCGTGACGCTCGGCCTCCGGGTGGGCGCCGAGCGGGCGGTCGCCTCGGCGGTGGGCGTGCTCGGTCCGGACGCGGTGGCGGACTGCCTGCCGATGCTCCAGCCCATCGCCCTCAGCCGCTCCACCCGCGCGACGCTGCGCAGACTGGCGCGTGAGCGGGCACAGCGCGAGCGCGACGCGGTCCTGGAGGCGTCCCGGCAGGCCAAACAGGCCCGTTTGGAGGGGGACGTGGGCGAAACGGCGCACGTCCCCGAGAAGCCCGACAAGAAGGCCGTACGGGCGGAGCAGCGGGCCGAGAAGCGGGCGATCGACGAGGCCGTGGAGGAGGCGCGCGAGGAGGACCTGCTCACGCAGATCCGGCACGCGGTACTGCGGATCAGGCCGCAGGCACCCGTCGAGCCGGCCCGGCTGGAGCGGGTGCGGCCGCGCACGCTGATCAGTTTCATGGCCGGCGCGATCGGCGCGTACTTCCTGCTGACACAGCTCACGCACATCGAGTTCGGGCCGCTCATCGCGAACGCCGAGTGGGGCTGGGTCGCCGCGGCCGTGCTGTTCTCGATGTGCAGCTATGTGGCGGCGGCGATGGCGCTGCTGGGATTCGTGCCCGAGCGGGTGCCGTTCGTACGGACCGTGGCGGCACAGGTCGCGGGATCGTTCGTGAAGATCGTCGCCCCAGCGGCGGTGGGCGGAGTCGCCCTGAACACGCGCTTCCTCCAGCGCGCGGGCGTGCGGCCGGGGCTCGCGGTGGCGAGTGTCGGCGCTTCGCAGCTGTTCGGGCTCGGCTGTCACATCCTGATGCTGCTGGCCTTCGGGTATCTGACCGGCACCGAGAAGACGCCGTCGCTGTCACCGTCCCGGACGGTCATCGCCGGTCTGCTGACGGTGGCGGTGCTCGTCCTCGTGGCGACGTCGGTGCCGTTCCTGCGCAAGTTCGTCGCCACGCGTGTGCGGTCGCTGTTCGCGGGTGTCGTGCCGCGCATGCTGGACGTGCTGCAGCGGCCGCAGAAGCTGGTCACCGGCATCGGCGGCATGCTGCTGCTGACCGCCTGCTTCGTGATGTGCCTGGACGCCTCGATCCGCGCGTTCGGCGACGAGTCGACGTCGATCAGCCTCGCCAGCGTCGCCGTCGTCTTCCTCGCGGGCAACGCCCTGGGATCGGCGGCGCCGACACCGGGCGGTGTGGGCGCGGTCGAGGCGACCCTGACGGTCGGTCTGATCGCCGTCGGGCTCCCGAAGGAGGTCGCGGCACCGGCGGTCCTGCTGTTCCGTCTGCTGACGCTGTGGCTGCCCGTGCTGCCGGGCTGGCTGGCCTTCAACCACCTCACGCGCAAGCAGGCTCTCTGA
- a CDS encoding MGMT family protein, producing the protein MSEQSPEGGPYADEPAHALPEYAERVLDVAELIPPGRVMTYGDVAEWLEQGGPRQVGRVMALYGGAAPWWRVVRADGVLLPGHEQRALGHYRAEGTPLKEASRAAEGHLPRIDMRRARWDGGDRAEGHT; encoded by the coding sequence ATGAGTGAGCAGAGCCCTGAGGGTGGCCCGTACGCGGACGAGCCCGCGCATGCGCTGCCCGAGTACGCCGAGCGCGTCCTCGACGTCGCCGAACTGATTCCGCCGGGCCGCGTCATGACCTACGGGGACGTCGCCGAATGGCTGGAACAAGGTGGCCCGCGCCAGGTCGGCCGGGTGATGGCGCTCTACGGGGGAGCCGCCCCGTGGTGGCGGGTCGTCCGCGCGGACGGCGTCCTGCTGCCGGGGCACGAGCAACGGGCGCTCGGACACTACCGGGCGGAGGGCACGCCCTTGAAGGAGGCGAGCCGCGCCGCCGAGGGTCACCTGCCGCGCATCGACATGAGACGGGCGCGGTGGGACGGCGGTGATCGCGCGGAGGGTCACACCTGA
- a CDS encoding ATP-dependent helicase: protein MSSSSSTSGLSHPRVRRGNRGAYRLVRTPPARMDPPRLDAAQRSVVDHTAGPLLVLAGPGTGKTTTLVESVAGRVARGGDPERVLVLTFSRRAAVELRDRMARRAGAARAPQATTFHSFCYALVRAHQDSALFVEPLRLLSGPEQDVSVRDMLAGQLDLERLGLAHVRWPDELRACLTTRGFADEVRAVLARSRELGLGPDALDAFAHRTGRPDWRAAAAFLAEYLDVLDLQGVIDYAELVHRAVLLARRPEVAAWLAARYDAVYVDEYQDTDPAQVRLLDALAGGGRTLVAFGDPDQSIYAFRGADVNGILDFPHAFPRADGRPAPVTVLRTSRRSGAGLLAATRLLTQRMPLTRLPAEKVRAHRELAPVRDGGRVEAYTYPTSGTELDNIADILRRAHLEDGVPWKDMAVLVRAGSRTIPTVRRALTAAGVPVDGDGDDVPLRHEPAVAPLLTALRAVALAEAAGGAERNTAADGAAAGTAERTTAADGTPDAEPTASWLDTETALTLLTSPLASMDAADLRRLGRALRDEERAAGNPLPPPSDVLLAQALAEPERLAVHDPAYARGAQRLGALLRKARERLAGGGTAEEALWDLWEGTPWPARLERSARRGGAAGRNADRDLDAVCALFATAARAEERTGGRGTLNFLEEIDAEDIAADTLARRTVRPDAVRLMTAHRSKGLQWRLVVVAGVQEGLWPDLRRRGSLLEADRIGRDGLAEPLTPGALLAEERRLFYVAATRASERLVVTAVKAPADDGDQPSRFLTELGVEPKDVTGRPRRPLSVAALVAELRATTVDPRVSDALREAAARRLARLAALADEDGRPLVPSAHPYRWWGMFEPTESKVPLRDRDQPVVLSGSALDQLANTCALQWFLGREVKADAPATAAQGFGNVVHVLADEVASGHTPADLGVLMERLDSVWNALAFDAPWKSAQEKDNARVALERFLQWHVMNRTGRTPVASEHDFDVTLEAGDYQVRIRGQMDRVEADGDGRAYVVDFKTGKQAPGSKEVERHPQLAVYQLAVREGAVDEAFDGVRPEPGGAELVHLRQGAAKRDGGETLPKVQAQEPLEGEWVGDLLATAAGKVLDERFTPTAGQHCTHCAFRASCSARQEGRHVVE, encoded by the coding sequence GTGAGCTCCTCTTCCTCCACCAGCGGCCTGTCGCACCCCCGGGTGCGGCGGGGGAACCGTGGCGCTTACCGACTGGTACGTACCCCTCCTGCCCGCATGGACCCCCCTCGTTTGGACGCCGCTCAGCGCTCCGTGGTTGACCACACGGCGGGTCCGCTCCTCGTCCTCGCAGGTCCGGGCACCGGCAAGACCACCACCCTCGTCGAGTCCGTGGCCGGGCGCGTGGCCCGGGGCGGCGACCCCGAGCGCGTCCTGGTGCTCACCTTCAGCCGCCGGGCGGCGGTCGAGCTGCGCGACCGCATGGCCCGGCGGGCCGGGGCCGCCCGCGCTCCCCAGGCGACCACCTTCCACTCTTTCTGCTACGCCCTGGTCCGCGCCCACCAGGACAGCGCCCTGTTCGTGGAGCCGCTGCGGCTGCTGTCCGGCCCCGAGCAGGACGTCTCGGTGCGCGACATGCTCGCGGGCCAGCTGGATCTGGAACGGCTCGGGCTCGCACACGTGCGCTGGCCCGACGAACTGCGCGCCTGCCTGACCACCCGCGGTTTCGCCGACGAGGTCCGCGCGGTCCTGGCCCGCAGCCGTGAACTGGGCCTCGGGCCCGATGCCCTGGACGCCTTCGCCCACCGCACGGGACGGCCCGACTGGCGCGCCGCGGCCGCCTTCCTCGCCGAGTACCTCGACGTGCTCGACCTCCAGGGCGTGATCGACTACGCGGAACTCGTCCACCGCGCGGTGCTCCTCGCCCGCCGCCCCGAGGTCGCGGCGTGGCTCGCCGCCCGCTACGACGCCGTCTACGTCGACGAGTACCAGGACACGGATCCCGCTCAGGTACGGCTGCTGGACGCCCTGGCCGGCGGCGGCCGCACGCTCGTGGCCTTCGGGGATCCCGACCAGTCGATCTACGCGTTCCGCGGCGCCGACGTGAACGGCATCCTGGACTTCCCGCACGCCTTCCCCCGCGCGGACGGGCGCCCGGCCCCCGTCACCGTGCTGCGCACGTCCCGCCGCTCCGGGGCCGGTCTGCTGGCCGCCACCCGGCTGCTCACCCAGCGCATGCCGCTGACCCGGCTGCCCGCCGAGAAGGTGCGCGCCCACCGCGAACTCGCCCCCGTACGGGACGGCGGCCGCGTCGAGGCGTACACGTACCCGACGTCGGGGACGGAGCTGGACAACATCGCCGACATCCTCCGCAGGGCACACCTGGAGGACGGCGTCCCGTGGAAGGACATGGCCGTCCTGGTGCGCGCCGGCTCCCGCACCATCCCCACGGTCCGCCGCGCCCTCACGGCGGCGGGCGTCCCCGTCGACGGCGACGGGGACGACGTGCCGCTGCGGCACGAACCTGCGGTGGCACCGCTGCTGACGGCGTTGCGGGCGGTGGCCCTGGCGGAGGCCGCCGGGGGTGCCGAGAGGAACACGGCGGCCGACGGTGCGGCCGCCGGGACTGCCGAGAGGACCACGGCGGCCGACGGTACTCCCGACGCGGAGCCGACCGCCTCCTGGCTCGACACCGAGACCGCCCTCACTCTCCTGACCTCACCCCTCGCGAGCATGGACGCGGCCGACCTGCGCCGCCTCGGCCGCGCCCTGCGCGATGAGGAACGGGCCGCCGGAAACCCGCTGCCGCCGCCCTCCGACGTGCTGCTCGCGCAGGCACTCGCCGAGCCGGAGCGTCTGGCCGTGCACGACCCCGCGTACGCGCGCGGGGCCCAGCGCCTCGGTGCACTGCTGCGCAAGGCCCGCGAGCGCCTGGCCGGCGGCGGTACGGCCGAAGAGGCCCTGTGGGACCTCTGGGAGGGCACGCCCTGGCCCGCCCGACTGGAACGGTCCGCCCGCCGGGGCGGCGCCGCCGGGCGCAACGCGGACCGCGACCTGGACGCCGTCTGCGCCCTGTTCGCCACCGCGGCCCGTGCAGAGGAACGCACCGGCGGCCGGGGCACCCTGAACTTCCTGGAGGAGATCGACGCCGAGGACATCGCCGCCGACACCCTCGCGCGGCGCACCGTACGCCCCGACGCCGTCCGCCTGATGACGGCGCACCGCTCCAAGGGCCTTCAGTGGCGCCTCGTGGTCGTGGCGGGGGTCCAGGAGGGCCTGTGGCCGGACCTGCGCCGCCGCGGCTCCCTCCTGGAGGCCGACCGCATCGGCCGCGACGGACTCGCCGAACCCCTCACCCCCGGTGCGCTGCTCGCCGAGGAGCGCCGCCTGTTCTACGTGGCCGCCACGCGCGCGAGCGAGCGTCTCGTCGTCACCGCGGTCAAGGCCCCCGCGGACGACGGCGACCAGCCCTCCCGCTTCCTGACCGAACTCGGCGTCGAACCCAAGGACGTCACAGGGCGCCCGCGCCGTCCCCTGTCCGTCGCGGCGCTCGTCGCCGAACTGCGGGCCACGACGGTCGACCCGCGCGTCTCCGACGCACTCCGGGAGGCCGCCGCCCGCCGCCTGGCCCGGCTCGCCGCCCTCGCGGACGAGGACGGCCGCCCCCTGGTGCCGTCCGCGCACCCCTACCGCTGGTGGGGCATGTTCGAGCCGACCGAGTCCAAGGTGCCGCTGCGCGACCGCGACCAGCCCGTCGTGCTCTCCGGCAGCGCCCTCGACCAGCTCGCCAACACCTGCGCCCTGCAATGGTTCCTGGGCCGCGAAGTGAAGGCCGACGCACCCGCTACGGCCGCCCAGGGCTTCGGCAACGTCGTGCACGTCCTCGCCGACGAGGTCGCCTCCGGGCACACACCGGCCGACCTCGGGGTCCTCATGGAGCGCCTCGACTCCGTGTGGAACGCGCTGGCCTTCGACGCACCGTGGAAGTCGGCCCAGGAGAAGGACAACGCGCGCGTGGCGCTCGAACGGTTCCTCCAGTGGCACGTCATGAACCGCACCGGGCGCACCCCGGTGGCCAGCGAGCACGACTTCGACGTCACCCTCGAAGCGGGCGACTACCAGGTGCGCATCCGCGGCCAGATGGACCGGGTCGAGGCCGACGGCGACGGCCGCGCCTACGTGGTCGACTTCAAGACCGGCAAGCAGGCGCCCGGTTCCAAGGAAGTGGAGCGCCACCCGCAGCTCGCCGTCTACCAGCTGGCCGTCCGCGAGGGCGCCGTCGACGAGGCCTTCGACGGCGTGCGTCCCGAGCCGGGCGGCGCCGAACTCGTCCACCTCCGGCAGGGAGCGGCCAAACGCGACGGCGGCGAGACCCTGCCCAAGGTGCAGGCCCAGGAGCCGCTGGAGGGGGAGTGGGTCGGCGACCTGCTCGCCACCGCCGCCGGCAAGGTCCTCGACGAACGGTTCACACCGACCGCCGGGCAGCACTGCACGCACTGCGCGTTCCGGGCCTCGTGCAGCGCCCGGCAAGAGGGGCGTCACGTCGTGGAGTGA